In Vibrio tritonius, the following are encoded in one genomic region:
- a CDS encoding endonuclease domain-containing protein, producing the protein MNSRDRTELRKALRQHQTEPEIKLWYCLRRKQLGVKFRRQHSIGRYIVDFYCSEQKLVIELDGDSHFSDAAINYDHQRDQFIRNQGMQVLRFTNLEVMENIEGVLFMIQQALNIQPE; encoded by the coding sequence TTGAATTCTCGTGATCGCACCGAGTTGCGAAAGGCGTTACGTCAACATCAGACTGAACCGGAAATTAAGCTTTGGTATTGTCTGCGGCGAAAGCAATTAGGCGTTAAGTTTCGACGCCAGCATAGCATCGGCCGATACATTGTGGATTTTTATTGCTCAGAACAAAAACTGGTTATCGAGCTGGATGGCGATAGCCATTTTTCCGACGCGGCAATAAATTACGATCATCAGCGAGATCAATTTATCCGCAACCAAGGCATGCAGGTTCTCCGCTTCACCAATCTCGAGGTAATGGAGAACATCGAAGGTGTCCTATTTATGATCCAACAAGCTTTGAATATTCAACCCGAATAG
- a CDS encoding acyltransferase family protein: MRDKRIDLLRFIGLSMIILAHVTPPDVIMQIRNFDVPLMVIISGISFAISFKNSEKFTIYVWKRFKRLVLPVWAFLSMFFLLMTYVFPGTLTLNLETIVKSYLLYDGIGYVWIIRVFILVALVSPLLYWWNQKERSNVRFLLTLAILAIAYELFRYYSLPYIQGDKLRLLSLVSHYVLAYSLIFAFGLRIYQLKKTELIGTLVIAAATFILTRWYLFSFTDSSISTQDYKYPPSFYYFSYSIIAFIILWSISDKIVAALEAVKISNAVFFIAQNSIWVYLWHIVFITLLPDNGYLEKYLITYISAGIITYIQTSMVRLIVNHDSLPNGLKKNVRIVFTG, from the coding sequence ATGAGAGACAAAAGAATTGATCTGTTAAGGTTCATTGGCCTGTCCATGATTATTTTGGCTCATGTCACTCCTCCTGATGTCATCATGCAAATTCGCAACTTCGACGTGCCGCTTATGGTCATCATCTCTGGCATTTCATTTGCGATTAGTTTCAAAAACAGTGAAAAATTCACCATCTATGTTTGGAAAAGATTTAAGCGGTTAGTGCTGCCTGTATGGGCATTTCTGTCGATGTTCTTTTTACTGATGACCTATGTATTCCCCGGCACATTAACCCTTAATTTGGAAACCATAGTTAAATCCTATTTGCTATACGATGGCATCGGCTACGTGTGGATCATTCGTGTCTTCATCCTCGTTGCTTTGGTATCACCACTTTTGTACTGGTGGAATCAAAAGGAAAGGAGCAACGTTCGATTTCTTCTTACCCTAGCAATACTTGCTATCGCTTATGAATTATTCCGTTACTATTCGTTACCTTACATACAAGGCGATAAGTTACGTTTACTCTCTCTAGTCAGTCACTATGTACTGGCCTACTCTTTAATTTTTGCGTTCGGCCTACGTATCTATCAATTAAAGAAAACGGAGCTGATAGGGACTCTGGTCATCGCGGCAGCAACGTTTATTCTCACTCGCTGGTATCTGTTCAGTTTTACTGATAGCTCAATATCGACCCAAGATTACAAATACCCGCCCTCTTTTTACTATTTCTCTTACTCCATTATCGCATTCATCATCTTATGGTCGATTAGCGACAAAATCGTTGCTGCACTTGAAGCGGTGAAGATATCTAACGCTGTCTTCTTTATCGCCCAAAACTCAATCTGGGTTTATCTATGGCACATCGTGTTTATCACGCTACTACCAGATAATGGGTATCTGGAGAAATATCTAATTACCTACATATCTGCTGGCATCATTACCTACATCCAAACAAGCATGGTGAGATTAATCGTCAATCATGACTCACTCCCGAACGGACTGAAAAAGAATGTCCGCATCGTGTTTACGGGGTAA
- a CDS encoding DUF1656 domain-containing protein, with product MFEEVALGGLLFSPLVLFAPLAFVLSWITRVILYKTGLYAKIWRAAWFEVGLYVCYLALVVYLLGS from the coding sequence ATGTTTGAAGAAGTTGCATTAGGGGGCTTACTTTTTAGTCCACTCGTCTTATTTGCACCGTTGGCCTTTGTTCTTTCTTGGATAACGCGGGTTATTTTGTACAAAACAGGGCTTTACGCCAAAATTTGGCGAGCAGCTTGGTTCGAAGTCGGGCTGTATGTTTGTTATCTCGCTTTAGTCGTATATTTACTCGGGAGCTAA
- a CDS encoding efflux RND transporter periplasmic adaptor subunit yields the protein MAKTVRISLTLVVVVIAFLAGHWVWQHYLYSPWTRDGRVRADVITIAPDVSGWVTHLNVSDNQDVKKGDVLFTVDDTRYKASIAELEAQVESNQYSLELAKHQYERRKALSKNGKLVSDETAESARIQTKLAEAALDLSLAKLNTAKINLDRSVIKAPADGSMINLTLREGNYVSQGKSVLSLVKKDSLYVTGYFEETKLPLIHEGQKATITLMSGGKPLMGTVTSIGKAIADSNTNGNTQLLPQVQQTFNWVRLAQRIPVDIRLDDIPEDVHLSAGMTVSIYLQDDAVPAL from the coding sequence ATGGCAAAAACAGTTCGAATCTCTCTAACCTTAGTGGTTGTGGTGATTGCTTTTCTCGCTGGACATTGGGTCTGGCAACATTATCTATATTCTCCTTGGACTCGCGATGGGCGCGTCCGTGCTGATGTCATCACTATTGCCCCAGACGTTTCTGGGTGGGTCACTCATCTTAATGTTAGCGATAACCAAGACGTGAAAAAAGGCGATGTACTGTTTACGGTGGATGATACGCGTTACAAAGCATCGATTGCCGAATTAGAGGCGCAAGTTGAAAGTAATCAGTATTCACTTGAATTAGCTAAACATCAGTATGAACGCCGTAAGGCTCTGAGTAAAAACGGTAAGCTAGTTAGTGATGAAACGGCGGAAAGTGCTCGTATTCAAACTAAGCTTGCGGAAGCTGCGTTAGATTTAAGCCTCGCTAAATTGAATACAGCAAAAATAAACCTTGATCGTTCGGTAATTAAAGCACCTGCTGATGGCAGCATGATTAACTTAACGTTGCGTGAAGGCAATTATGTCAGCCAAGGTAAGTCGGTTTTATCGCTAGTGAAAAAAGATTCGTTATACGTTACTGGTTATTTTGAAGAAACAAAGTTACCGCTCATTCATGAGGGACAAAAAGCAACGATTACCTTGATGAGTGGCGGCAAACCATTGATGGGGACGGTAACGAGTATTGGTAAAGCCATCGCTGATTCTAATACCAATGGCAACACTCAATTGTTGCCTCAAGTTCAGCAAACCTTTAACTGGGTTCGCTTAGCACAGCGTATTCCTGTGGATATTCGTTTGGATGACATTCCAGAGGATGTTCATTTAAGTGCAGGGATGACGGTGTCGATTTATCTGCAAGATGACGCAGTGCCAGCGCTATGA
- a CDS encoding FUSC family protein, with amino-acid sequence MKLLFNSIFFPSNQAVKFALKGVLAMAVSLYIAMFFNLDRPYWALIGAIFLQIRPESGLVIEKGLCQIIGTIAGGLFAIFVLEFFAPYPEIAIGLLALWLGVNAALSALVRQVNLIYAFAMAGMTACLIVLLVMIQPATASSQTIFQVAQARVSEIIVGVICAALISTLIWPVRVRDGLKMHARSVINQSLHYFTLELNPDGSHEERHKSIDSILESLTALSDDSSAVAYEGPNGPGQSRASNLLTNKTLSLLALIQIFGRLQRKHTELVSENLQNLLNEMRDTFDAMEQSQDYRECYEMAQKLRRKQIYAVNNTVKETAFEARMHKIALELSAELIMVLKGYNALLEDQSVLLNAPRIVSHRDFLVGLTTGLRSMVMFLVGAGLWIGTGATAVLMMMILPVVFSIMMARLPMMILTIVLRRILVGVVLVLPVTIFIVVPLLAQSSGDFELLVLVLALPYFVGLLALANRPTLPYGLGISIPFTIFVMPSSNMSRAFAIDSTVSNAMAIFVGVTLLYWLFKLITGPSLSLMMGSLIRNTYRDLIDVPHKKAGESWFNARMGDRLLRISTYEKGMSQHRDLTDLALTALNLGHVSLRLRKVIQSSCGSALDDELDRWQVALADAFMHCYRGQGTSSYTDACHHLLSQLPKDQIPTDKYELIRGSFERMSLTFERTSATIAENRALAKAQTA; translated from the coding sequence ATGAAGCTTCTGTTTAACAGCATTTTCTTTCCTTCCAATCAGGCGGTGAAATTTGCATTGAAGGGAGTATTGGCGATGGCCGTCTCTCTTTATATTGCGATGTTTTTCAATTTAGACCGTCCTTATTGGGCGCTTATAGGGGCGATATTCTTACAGATTCGCCCTGAAAGTGGCCTAGTGATTGAAAAAGGGTTGTGCCAAATTATTGGGACTATTGCAGGTGGGTTATTTGCGATTTTTGTGTTGGAGTTTTTTGCTCCATATCCAGAAATTGCGATTGGTCTTCTCGCATTGTGGCTTGGGGTGAACGCTGCGCTTTCTGCGTTGGTGCGTCAAGTTAACCTTATTTATGCTTTTGCTATGGCAGGTATGACCGCTTGTTTGATTGTTCTGTTGGTGATGATCCAACCGGCAACGGCAAGTAGCCAAACTATCTTTCAGGTTGCTCAAGCTCGTGTCAGTGAGATTATTGTTGGGGTGATTTGTGCGGCACTGATTAGTACGTTGATCTGGCCTGTTCGGGTACGCGACGGACTAAAAATGCACGCGCGAAGTGTTATCAATCAGTCTCTCCACTATTTTACTCTTGAGCTTAATCCTGATGGCTCGCACGAAGAACGGCACAAATCGATCGATAGTATTTTGGAATCGCTTACTGCATTGAGTGACGATTCTAGTGCGGTTGCCTATGAAGGCCCTAATGGCCCAGGGCAAAGTCGAGCATCTAACTTGTTGACCAACAAAACACTCTCCTTGTTAGCACTCATCCAGATTTTTGGGCGTTTACAACGTAAACACACTGAGTTGGTGTCTGAGAATTTGCAGAATTTGCTCAATGAAATGCGTGATACCTTTGATGCTATGGAGCAGTCCCAAGATTATCGCGAGTGCTATGAGATGGCGCAAAAGTTGCGCCGTAAGCAAATTTATGCGGTCAATAACACCGTAAAAGAGACGGCGTTTGAGGCGCGAATGCATAAAATTGCCCTCGAACTCAGTGCGGAATTGATCATGGTATTGAAAGGGTACAATGCGCTATTAGAGGATCAATCGGTGTTGCTTAATGCTCCGCGAATTGTGTCTCACCGTGACTTTTTGGTGGGGTTAACAACGGGTTTGCGCAGTATGGTGATGTTTTTGGTCGGAGCGGGGTTGTGGATTGGCACTGGGGCGACGGCGGTATTGATGATGATGATTTTGCCCGTGGTCTTTTCCATTATGATGGCCCGTTTGCCGATGATGATTTTGACCATAGTGTTAAGGCGAATTTTGGTCGGCGTTGTGTTGGTTTTACCTGTCACTATCTTTATCGTAGTGCCGCTTTTGGCACAAAGTAGTGGTGACTTTGAGTTGTTGGTACTGGTGCTGGCTTTACCTTATTTTGTCGGTTTACTTGCTTTAGCGAACAGGCCAACTTTGCCTTATGGGCTGGGGATCAGTATTCCTTTCACTATCTTTGTAATGCCTAGTAGCAATATGAGCCGAGCGTTTGCCATTGATTCCACTGTGAGTAATGCAATGGCGATCTTTGTGGGGGTCACTTTGCTGTATTGGCTGTTTAAGTTAATTACCGGTCCAAGCTTGTCATTGATGATGGGAAGTTTGATTCGCAACACTTACCGCGACTTGATTGATGTTCCTCATAAAAAGGCGGGAGAGAGCTGGTTTAATGCGCGTATGGGTGACCGTTTGTTGCGTATCTCGACTTACGAGAAAGGGATGAGTCAACATCGCGATCTCACCGACTTGGCATTGACCGCACTAAACCTAGGGCATGTTTCGTTGCGTTTACGTAAGGTCATTCAAAGCAGTTGCGGTTCAGCGTTAGACGATGAGCTTGACCGCTGGCAAGTCGCATTGGCCGATGCTTTTATGCATTGCTATCGTGGCCAAGGTACTTCTTCTTATACTGATGCCTGCCATCACTTACTAAGTCAGTTACCTAAGGATCAGATTCCGACTGATAAGTATGAATTGATTCGCGGTAGTTTTGAAAGAATGTCCCTCACCTTTGAACGCACCTCAGCCACGATTGCTGAAAATCGTGCCCTAGCAAAAGCTCAAACGGCTTAG
- a CDS encoding ETEC_3214 domain-containing protein, whose protein sequence is MTTENNPPKEKREVEVGGVKFNVGQRVAAIITLCSLVIIALGNFNDSSDAVEKLYDFGLSQFTTIPSQEKLNKIYIRASDSILEETFGAPVYIKHSYSGDVIKYYRDDKFILSAVTKNDALMAYLVFPSEGFIPNTAQHAGGSDLLNTTFSQQESVQDFRSTMSRMVTYYLEENATGEFSNLYSSVAGYTEFDTALDETHRTLLNRLSDDQTFGRDSQKDLEAVRAGFKPNFFGYSALQGIGPLEDAILTKSEYRLITQ, encoded by the coding sequence ATGACTACGGAAAATAATCCACCAAAAGAAAAAAGAGAAGTTGAAGTTGGCGGAGTAAAATTTAACGTCGGACAAAGGGTAGCAGCCATCATTACCCTATGTTCATTAGTTATCATCGCTCTCGGTAATTTTAATGATTCATCCGATGCCGTCGAAAAACTCTATGATTTTGGATTGTCACAATTCACAACCATACCGTCACAAGAAAAACTGAATAAAATTTATATTCGCGCATCAGATAGCATCTTAGAGGAAACATTTGGTGCTCCGGTCTACATCAAACATTCGTACAGTGGTGATGTCATCAAATACTACCGCGATGATAAGTTCATTCTATCTGCTGTCACTAAAAATGATGCCCTAATGGCCTACCTCGTGTTCCCTTCAGAAGGGTTTATTCCTAATACCGCCCAACACGCAGGTGGCTCAGACCTATTAAACACAACGTTTAGCCAACAAGAAAGTGTACAAGACTTCCGTTCAACCATGTCACGCATGGTCACGTACTATTTGGAAGAAAACGCCACTGGCGAATTTAGCAATCTATACTCTTCTGTTGCAGGTTACACCGAGTTTGATACCGCGCTAGATGAAACCCATCGCACTCTACTTAATCGCCTATCAGATGACCAAACCTTTGGTCGCGACAGCCAAAAAGATTTAGAAGCCGTGCGCGCAGGCTTTAAGCCAAACTTCTTTGGCTACAGCGCTTTACAGGGTATTGGTCCTTTGGAAGACGCGATTCTCACTAAATCCGAATATCGTTTAATTACCCAATAG
- a CDS encoding transglycosylase SLT domain-containing protein, whose amino-acid sequence MTVMVSPTSWSTTDPFAELDTAVAQSHQTHEQKLEEFYKYVNNYLDEYEQWRDDYTAQLDAEKAKHIEKWGTGDVSDQTTSVEYSDNDAVKKVIDYENNTATISVLVPADTSEEEAQKQLGNLSVDLDGDKLAMTDGQVSQQEVDYSAEQEKKEYNFIVEQTEAQMNELDNQAERLIHSNTGIPDSFIYERAYKKKMALVADAQERVKALRTLYKAKRAELGIPEPVVEPEPSPTTEPTQTAQTPKEVQQPEVKETSVAKTPTVETNDKPAAVEPMTEQSEQIAKVPQQPVTPEATETTKPSVTDTPAKPTSKAATPKPMKVVSYTIKLPEGALKKRAEQYRPMADSESKEFDINPALVMAIMHSESSFRPDAKSHVPAYGLMQVVPSSAGYDVNRTIRNIDAPMKADELYQPPVNVETGTAYLHILNDKYLSAIKDEKSRTFCTIAAYNTGAGNVARAFNQDHSTNIRKAAGIINSMTPDEVYQHLIENLPYDETKNYLKKVSSRMALYQ is encoded by the coding sequence ATGACCGTGATGGTTAGCCCGACTTCATGGTCAACAACCGACCCTTTCGCTGAACTCGATACCGCAGTTGCACAATCACATCAAACTCATGAACAAAAGCTCGAAGAATTCTATAAGTATGTGAATAACTACTTAGACGAGTATGAACAGTGGCGTGATGACTACACGGCTCAGCTTGATGCAGAAAAAGCCAAACACATTGAAAAATGGGGCACTGGTGACGTATCTGACCAAACAACCTCGGTCGAATACAGCGACAATGATGCGGTAAAAAAAGTCATCGACTACGAAAATAATACCGCCACGATTTCTGTTTTAGTTCCTGCAGACACCTCAGAAGAAGAGGCTCAAAAACAGTTGGGTAACCTTTCTGTTGACTTAGATGGTGATAAGCTTGCCATGACCGACGGTCAAGTATCACAACAAGAAGTGGATTATTCCGCAGAACAAGAGAAAAAAGAGTACAACTTCATTGTTGAACAAACGGAAGCACAAATGAATGAGCTGGATAATCAAGCTGAACGTCTCATTCACTCTAATACCGGCATTCCAGATTCGTTCATCTATGAACGCGCGTATAAGAAAAAAATGGCACTAGTTGCGGATGCACAAGAACGAGTAAAAGCATTACGTACCTTGTACAAAGCTAAACGAGCTGAGCTAGGCATTCCTGAACCTGTTGTTGAACCAGAACCATCGCCAACAACAGAACCAACACAAACCGCTCAAACGCCAAAAGAGGTTCAACAACCTGAAGTAAAAGAAACTTCCGTTGCCAAAACGCCTACCGTAGAAACTAACGATAAGCCAGCAGCTGTAGAACCAATGACTGAGCAATCAGAACAAATTGCAAAAGTACCTCAACAGCCCGTTACTCCAGAGGCGACTGAGACGACAAAACCGAGTGTTACTGACACACCGGCCAAGCCGACATCGAAAGCTGCAACACCTAAGCCAATGAAAGTGGTTAGCTACACAATCAAGCTACCAGAAGGTGCCCTGAAAAAACGCGCAGAGCAATATCGTCCAATGGCCGACTCTGAGAGCAAAGAGTTCGATATCAACCCGGCGCTAGTGATGGCGATCATGCACAGTGAGTCTTCATTCCGCCCTGACGCGAAATCTCACGTGCCAGCTTACGGTCTTATGCAAGTAGTACCAAGCAGCGCTGGTTATGATGTCAACCGCACCATCCGTAACATTGATGCACCGATGAAAGCAGATGAGTTGTATCAGCCACCAGTAAACGTCGAAACAGGTACTGCTTATTTGCATATTTTGAATGATAAATACCTAAGCGCAATTAAAGACGAAAAGAGCCGTACATTCTGTACCATCGCAGCTTACAACACAGGTGCAGGTAACGTAGCACGTGCGTTTAACCAAGATCATTCCACTAATATTCGCAAAGCTGCTGGCATTATTAACTCAATGACACCAGATGAGGTTTATCAACATCTAATTGAAAACCTCCCTTATGACGAAACTAAAAACTACCTGAAAAAAGTCAGCTCACGCATGGCTCTTTACCAGTAA
- a CDS encoding LPP20 family lipoprotein, protein MKKLIALSVITLALAGCKTVNTGTIEEAQNFAQCTFPDSPTVEAPSWICDVMPKDLAIGATGYAKKSVAGMSVMRKIAINDARVNLAAEFQTDVNNMFKQAIESTTKTTTATGADENVVESFESATKNIVTRSLTNSRLIVSQASPAGGLYVLVGMDQNAYDANVNKVVDAANSDSKLWKQFNDDKAAKDLQNALTSLKKM, encoded by the coding sequence ATGAAAAAGCTAATCGCACTGAGTGTTATCACACTTGCCCTAGCGGGTTGTAAAACAGTGAACACTGGGACCATTGAAGAAGCACAAAACTTTGCACAATGTACTTTCCCTGATTCACCGACAGTTGAAGCACCATCTTGGATTTGTGACGTCATGCCAAAAGACCTGGCTATCGGCGCAACAGGTTATGCGAAAAAAAGCGTAGCTGGTATGTCCGTCATGCGTAAAATCGCGATTAATGACGCACGTGTTAACTTGGCAGCTGAATTCCAAACAGACGTTAACAACATGTTCAAGCAAGCGATTGAAAGCACCACCAAAACCACCACGGCAACGGGTGCTGATGAAAATGTTGTTGAATCGTTTGAAAGTGCGACCAAAAACATCGTGACTCGCTCACTGACCAACAGCCGTTTAATCGTAAGCCAAGCAAGCCCAGCGGGTGGCCTATACGTATTAGTAGGTATGGACCAAAACGCTTACGACGCTAACGTAAACAAAGTTGTTGATGCCGCCAATAGCGACAGCAAGCTTTGGAAACAATTCAATGATGATAAAGCAGCAAAAGATCTACAAAACGCGCTAACTTCATTGAAAAAAATGTAA
- a CDS encoding LPP20 family lipoprotein, whose amino-acid sequence MKKIRKLLAPSFLALVLSACQSTTPPSWYTTPQETNSDYIQAVGQGRTLNSAKQSALSQINSELWTQVNSSFSMREVAKNFNDKSNNYSVVDNNVNSKTANVTFTGIEYTKNDKNDIAYFVQARIKKQTVIQQLKTDIRNTNEQAKIQLDALTHQDPLIWWMENKNANEYRDSVIVRMAMLSALTSGQALPSAPSVKTLLEKKSTMQSRMLIRIVRSYHDKKSAEFLARALNEQGIATTMGANSRATHTLKMTSEFRRAFMASSYISTKVTTLSLTNNQNRHVIATQEIISTGNSMSGYDLANEGSERNFSDIINEKGIWSALGLK is encoded by the coding sequence ATGAAAAAAATCAGAAAGTTACTTGCTCCTTCTTTTTTGGCGCTAGTGCTTAGTGCGTGTCAATCTACGACTCCACCAAGTTGGTATACCACACCACAAGAAACCAATAGCGATTACATTCAAGCGGTAGGACAAGGACGTACTCTTAATTCAGCTAAACAATCAGCATTAAGCCAAATCAATTCCGAACTTTGGACTCAAGTTAATTCGTCGTTCTCTATGCGGGAAGTGGCAAAAAACTTTAATGACAAATCCAACAATTATTCAGTTGTTGATAATAACGTTAATAGCAAAACAGCTAACGTCACCTTTACTGGTATTGAATATACTAAAAACGACAAAAATGACATCGCCTACTTCGTTCAAGCCAGAATAAAAAAACAGACGGTTATCCAACAGCTCAAAACAGATATTCGCAACACCAATGAACAGGCAAAAATACAACTTGATGCGTTAACACACCAAGACCCGCTTATATGGTGGATGGAAAACAAAAACGCCAATGAATATCGTGATAGCGTGATTGTTCGTATGGCGATGTTATCTGCTTTAACTTCAGGGCAAGCACTCCCATCAGCACCCTCAGTCAAAACCCTGCTCGAGAAAAAATCGACCATGCAATCACGTATGTTGATTCGCATTGTGCGCTCATATCACGACAAAAAAAGTGCAGAATTCCTTGCTCGCGCCCTAAACGAACAAGGTATTGCGACCACAATGGGCGCAAATAGCAGAGCTACTCACACCTTAAAAATGACTTCAGAGTTTCGGCGTGCCTTTATGGCATCATCGTATATCTCTACCAAGGTAACCACTCTGAGTCTGACCAATAATCAAAATCGCCATGTCATTGCTACTCAAGAAATCATCTCTACGGGTAACTCAATGTCTGGCTACGATTTAGCCAACGAAGGCTCCGAACGCAATTTCTCAGACATTATCAATGAGAAAGGCATTTGGTCAGCTTTAGGCCTTAAATAA
- a CDS encoding uracil-DNA glycosylase family protein yields MLVQLLNEVRQCRACEPHLPLGANPVIRAQSSARILIIGQAPGTRVHATSIPWNDPSGDRLRVWMGVNKETFYDESQIAIMPMGFCYPGKAKSGDKPPRKECAPMWHEKILNYLPNIEITLLVGNYAQNYYLPNKPATLTETVKQWQRWAPHYIPLPHPSPRNNIWLKRNEWFDKELTPYIRRHISKQITTVKSK; encoded by the coding sequence ATGCTGGTGCAACTACTCAATGAAGTTCGTCAATGTCGAGCATGTGAACCTCACCTCCCCCTGGGAGCCAACCCTGTAATTCGGGCACAATCAAGTGCTCGTATACTCATCATCGGTCAAGCACCAGGGACACGCGTACACGCCACATCCATTCCATGGAATGATCCAAGTGGTGACCGCTTACGAGTGTGGATGGGAGTGAACAAAGAAACGTTTTATGATGAAAGCCAAATCGCGATCATGCCCATGGGTTTTTGTTATCCAGGAAAAGCGAAAAGCGGCGACAAACCACCCCGCAAAGAATGTGCACCAATGTGGCACGAAAAAATCTTAAATTATCTTCCAAATATAGAGATAACACTATTAGTGGGCAATTATGCCCAAAACTATTATTTACCCAACAAACCCGCGACACTGACCGAAACAGTAAAACAGTGGCAACGCTGGGCACCACACTATATTCCCCTACCTCACCCATCACCACGAAATAATATTTGGCTAAAACGTAACGAGTGGTTTGACAAAGAATTGACGCCATATATTCGTCGACACATTTCCAAGCAAATAACAACCGTAAAATCCAAATAA